One genomic segment of Photobacterium sp. DA100 includes these proteins:
- a CDS encoding DNA-binding response regulator, translated as MIWVSCSHFDKVAEAKENLKMSHDVVDVSPFELLSTMTGQELIFLEVVDSTSNGFELLQSVKSRFPQTKVVVVYHSLDADLALNVLRAGGEDVIAANATKQEIDACFSRLHTHNVVAEPVQGFEQRELSIRPALKIIDENISSPLREEDLANACHYSPTYFSRLFHNVMGVTLKQYIIKKRLDLACGLLSSDREKISQIAHSAGFKDVSYFSRVFKKHMGCSPGEFRMRKHNLHT; from the coding sequence GTGATATGGGTTAGTTGTAGTCACTTCGATAAAGTGGCAGAAGCGAAAGAAAACCTCAAGATGTCACATGATGTAGTTGACGTCTCACCTTTTGAGCTGTTGTCAACCATGACAGGTCAGGAGCTGATTTTCCTTGAGGTCGTAGACTCAACGTCAAACGGTTTTGAATTGCTGCAGTCGGTTAAGAGCCGCTTTCCGCAAACTAAAGTCGTTGTGGTTTACCATAGCCTTGATGCCGATCTCGCATTAAATGTTCTTCGTGCGGGCGGGGAGGATGTGATTGCGGCTAATGCCACTAAACAGGAAATAGACGCCTGCTTTAGCAGACTTCATACACATAATGTGGTGGCCGAGCCGGTTCAAGGGTTTGAGCAGCGCGAGCTATCCATACGACCGGCTTTGAAGATCATTGACGAGAACATAAGCTCCCCGCTACGGGAGGAGGATCTTGCCAATGCTTGCCATTACTCTCCGACTTATTTCTCGCGCCTTTTTCACAATGTGATGGGGGTAACCTTAAAGCAATATATTATCAAGAAGCGATTGGATCTGGCCTGTGGGTTATTGAGTTCGGATAGGGAGAAGATTTCGCAAATTGCCCATTCGGCAGGCTTTAAAGATGTCTCTTATTTCTCCCGCGTGTTCAAGAAGCACATGGGCTGCTCGCCGGGCGAGTTCAGAATGCGCAAGCATAACCTTCATACTTGA
- a CDS encoding sodium:alanine symporter family protein, which translates to MNPLYNFLQTIDNLVWGPPLLLLLVGTGIYLTVRLGLIQIRYLPLALGYLFKGNKNSKADGDVSSFAALCTALSATIGTGNIVGVATAIKLGGPGALFWMWLAALFGMATKYAECLLAVKYREVDANGQMLGGPMYYIEKGTGQKWLARLFAVFALGVACFGIGTFPQANAIVDAAYLSFEIPREITVVVLTILVAVVTLGGVQSIAKVASKVVPFMALFYILACVIVLGSQYSAVPEAIQLVIQSAFTGHAATGGFVGAGIMLAIQSGIARGVFSNESGLGSAPMAAAAAKTDSCVEQGLISMTGTFFDTIIICTMTGLTLVVTGAWQSDYAGAAMTSYAFASGLDSSFIGPMMVTIGLMFFAFTTILGWNYYGERCITYLFGVKAILPYKIFFLVLIAAGAFMKLDMIWLIADIVNGLMAIPNLIGLILLRDVIVTETREFFQKLTPPPANLQTA; encoded by the coding sequence ATGAACCCACTTTATAACTTCTTACAAACTATCGACAACCTTGTTTGGGGCCCACCACTACTACTTTTGCTGGTAGGTACAGGTATTTATCTGACAGTCCGTCTCGGCCTGATCCAAATCCGCTACCTCCCCCTCGCTTTGGGCTACCTCTTTAAGGGAAATAAAAACAGCAAAGCAGACGGTGACGTCTCAAGCTTTGCCGCTTTGTGTACCGCACTTTCCGCGACCATCGGTACGGGTAACATTGTTGGTGTTGCTACCGCCATCAAACTGGGTGGCCCAGGTGCCCTGTTCTGGATGTGGCTAGCGGCACTGTTTGGCATGGCGACCAAGTATGCAGAATGCCTATTGGCGGTAAAGTACCGTGAGGTTGATGCCAACGGCCAAATGCTTGGCGGTCCTATGTATTACATCGAAAAAGGTACAGGTCAGAAATGGCTGGCTCGCCTCTTCGCGGTCTTCGCGCTGGGAGTTGCCTGCTTTGGTATTGGTACGTTCCCTCAAGCCAATGCGATTGTCGATGCGGCCTACCTGTCGTTTGAGATCCCGCGCGAAATCACCGTGGTGGTACTGACCATTCTGGTTGCTGTCGTTACGCTTGGCGGTGTGCAGTCTATTGCCAAAGTCGCCAGCAAAGTTGTTCCTTTCATGGCACTGTTCTACATCCTGGCTTGTGTCATTGTTCTTGGTTCGCAATACAGCGCTGTCCCTGAGGCGATTCAGCTTGTGATTCAATCAGCCTTTACCGGTCACGCCGCCACTGGTGGTTTCGTCGGTGCCGGTATTATGCTAGCTATCCAATCAGGTATCGCCCGTGGTGTATTCTCCAACGAATCAGGCCTTGGTAGTGCACCAATGGCCGCCGCTGCAGCAAAAACTGACTCGTGTGTTGAGCAAGGTCTGATCTCCATGACAGGTACTTTCTTCGATACCATTATCATCTGTACCATGACCGGTCTTACCTTGGTCGTAACCGGTGCCTGGCAGAGTGACTATGCCGGTGCGGCGATGACCAGCTACGCCTTTGCCAGCGGTTTGGACTCAAGCTTCATTGGTCCAATGATGGTAACGATTGGCCTGATGTTCTTTGCCTTCACAACCATTCTGGGCTGGAACTACTATGGTGAGCGTTGTATTACCTATTTGTTCGGCGTCAAAGCTATTCTGCCTTACAAGATTTTCTTCTTGGTCTTGATTGCGGCAGGCGCCTTCATGAAGCTTGATATGATTTGGCTGATTGCCGACATCGTGAATGGTTTGATGGCGATTCCAAACCTGATTGGATTGATCTTGCTACGTGATGTGATTGTGACGGAGACGCGTGAGTTCTTCCAAAAACTGACCCCGCCACCAGCAAACCTTCAAACAGCCTAA